The Methanocella arvoryzae MRE50 genome includes a region encoding these proteins:
- the thrC gene encoding threonine synthase, with translation MYHLECIRCGARYPRDEIIYTCPKCDGLLDVVYDYSQIKLTRDDLKGPLSVWKYKALLPVAGEPVTLKEGGTPVYNIKNIGKDIGMKDAHVKHEGMNPSGSFKDRGMTVGVSKALELGMKSVACASTGNTSASLAVYGARAGIPVIVLLPQGKVALGKVAQALMHGSKVISIKGNFDDALRLVREMCIEYGIYLLNSINPYRLEGQKTIGFEIVDYFNWEVPDRIILPVGNAGNITAIYKGLNEMKKLGIIDRIPKMTAIQAEGSAPIVKAIKTGAKDIVPEAHPETVATAIRIGDPVNAVKALNAIRTSGGTAETVTDDEILAAQKLLAVKEGIGVEPASAASVAGLIKLRKMGVIASDERVVCVTTGHLLKDPETVIKMCDKPLEVDATKEAIKKVMGW, from the coding sequence ATGTATCATCTTGAATGTATTCGTTGCGGAGCCAGGTACCCGCGGGACGAAATCATTTACACCTGTCCGAAGTGCGACGGTCTGCTTGACGTCGTGTATGACTATTCTCAGATCAAGCTCACACGGGACGACCTGAAAGGTCCTCTATCTGTCTGGAAATACAAAGCGCTGCTGCCGGTCGCCGGAGAGCCGGTCACGTTGAAAGAGGGCGGCACTCCAGTATACAACATCAAGAACATCGGCAAAGACATCGGCATGAAGGATGCCCACGTCAAGCACGAGGGCATGAATCCGAGCGGCTCGTTCAAGGACCGCGGCATGACCGTCGGCGTCTCCAAGGCGCTGGAGCTGGGCATGAAGAGCGTCGCATGCGCTTCTACCGGCAACACCTCTGCCTCGCTGGCCGTCTACGGCGCCAGGGCAGGCATTCCCGTCATCGTCCTGCTTCCCCAGGGCAAAGTGGCGCTGGGCAAAGTAGCCCAGGCCTTGATGCACGGCTCTAAAGTCATCAGCATCAAGGGTAACTTCGACGATGCCCTCCGCCTCGTGCGGGAGATGTGTATCGAGTACGGCATCTATCTGCTCAACTCGATCAACCCGTACCGGCTGGAAGGCCAGAAGACCATCGGCTTCGAAATCGTTGACTACTTCAACTGGGAAGTCCCCGACCGGATCATCCTCCCGGTGGGCAATGCAGGCAACATCACAGCGATCTACAAAGGCCTGAACGAGATGAAGAAGCTCGGCATCATCGACCGCATACCCAAGATGACTGCCATCCAGGCCGAGGGCAGCGCTCCCATTGTAAAAGCTATCAAGACTGGCGCTAAGGACATCGTTCCCGAGGCACATCCCGAGACCGTCGCAACTGCCATCAGGATCGGCGACCCCGTGAACGCCGTCAAGGCCCTAAACGCCATCCGCACTTCCGGCGGCACAGCCGAAACTGTCACCGACGACGAAATCCTGGCCGCCCAGAAGCTGCTCGCCGTGAAAGAAGGCATCGGCGTAGAGCCGGCATCCGCTGCCTCGGTCGCCGGCCTCATCAAGCTGCGCAAAATGGGCGTCATCGCCAGCGACGAGCGGGTCGTATGCGTGACCACCGGGCACCTCCTCAAGGACCCCGAGACGGTCATCAAGATGTGCGACAAGCCGCTCGAAGTGGACGCGACCAAAGAGGCTATCAAGAAGGTTATGGGCTGGTAA
- a CDS encoding DUF835 domain-containing protein, with protein MDWKSYRIEGWKEAAIYVLLSLTFVLLILLTLYTGFNSIYTQLFILPVTLASLWNDKKGILLALLYGLTGITVSWHTSGSVTLPDLYQGAMYVMVAAAVGLFSEKRNRLAVASLKTSVDHYASQLESFPGLIWRSDSEGRGVAFNENWLAFTGRSHDQEIGDGWQQSIHGADIGRRQQTFLGARETGRGFECTYRLRRADGEYRWALEVCRPYPGPDGHFSGYISFVYDITDRRIAAEELEAKNRELQMMCSILSITSQYKDIQEMFATVLRQTNSLVSASASAIFIDETERPGIAVLAAYDNEAAPQARFRQEAPSHALHEGGELVTVDVNPGDWLEPGSGDGKLILVPLESMARKVGIMALFYPDGQASSAGGKWDRSHAPLLVSIGSHLGTAIDCAAQYRRLVNENARLAEIIEEAPDAILTTDAAGCIGTFNRQAGILLKYSRGEIKGKHISSILPPGASIVIKPGFSYVREFRAGDDTIVKLNIAAALLPSPRLDESMIITLKDLTTVSGLKIVPVCCNKYSPDNDQEYHFKRGVVYLIKRQEIDYHMDIFADQVRQGVRSLCISRQSPKMIREQYGLENTPVIWLCNSNAVEDVNAVMAREINNLTRHISEFTDSGSNGIIMLDGMEYLMARNGFDAMLKFAQFLNDRIMVSDCSAMFCIDTHTLDKRQLHLLLTEMTEFRENS; from the coding sequence ATGGATTGGAAGAGTTACAGGATTGAAGGATGGAAGGAGGCGGCAATTTATGTACTCCTGTCACTTACATTCGTATTACTGATCCTGTTAACGCTCTATACAGGGTTTAACAGCATATATACACAGCTCTTCATCCTCCCTGTAACGCTGGCCAGTTTGTGGAACGACAAAAAGGGAATACTTCTAGCTTTGCTCTACGGACTGACCGGGATCACTGTTAGCTGGCATACCAGCGGGTCTGTAACGCTACCAGACCTGTACCAGGGGGCTATGTATGTGATGGTCGCGGCAGCCGTCGGCTTGTTCTCGGAGAAGAGAAACAGGCTGGCAGTGGCATCACTGAAGACCTCTGTAGACCATTACGCCTCACAGCTGGAGAGCTTCCCGGGGCTGATATGGCGATCGGACAGCGAAGGTCGAGGCGTGGCTTTCAATGAGAACTGGCTGGCCTTTACCGGCAGAAGCCACGATCAGGAGATCGGAGACGGCTGGCAGCAAAGCATACATGGGGCTGACATAGGTCGCCGGCAGCAGACGTTTCTGGGAGCCCGAGAAACAGGTAGAGGGTTTGAGTGTACTTACAGGTTGCGCAGGGCAGACGGCGAATACCGGTGGGCGCTGGAGGTCTGCCGGCCATACCCGGGCCCCGATGGCCACTTTTCCGGGTACATCAGCTTCGTCTATGACATTACAGATCGCCGGATAGCTGCGGAGGAGCTGGAGGCTAAAAACCGCGAGCTCCAGATGATGTGCTCGATATTGTCCATCACCAGCCAGTATAAAGACATACAGGAGATGTTTGCCACAGTACTGAGGCAGACGAATAGCCTGGTCTCTGCGAGCGCGAGCGCAATATTTATTGATGAGACAGAGAGGCCGGGGATTGCCGTTCTCGCCGCATATGATAATGAAGCGGCACCCCAGGCACGCTTCAGGCAGGAAGCCCCTTCTCACGCCCTGCACGAGGGTGGAGAACTGGTCACAGTGGATGTAAATCCAGGCGACTGGCTGGAACCGGGCTCTGGCGATGGGAAGCTTATTCTGGTGCCGCTGGAGTCGATGGCCCGTAAAGTCGGCATCATGGCTCTCTTTTATCCGGACGGACAGGCGTCCTCTGCCGGGGGCAAATGGGATCGGAGCCATGCCCCACTGCTTGTCAGCATCGGCTCGCACCTCGGCACAGCCATCGATTGCGCCGCACAGTATCGCAGGCTGGTGAATGAGAACGCACGGCTGGCGGAGATCATCGAAGAAGCCCCCGATGCGATCCTGACTACTGATGCCGCCGGCTGCATAGGAACCTTCAACAGGCAGGCGGGCATTCTCCTGAAGTACTCCCGGGGGGAGATCAAAGGTAAGCATATATCTTCAATCCTGCCGCCGGGGGCCAGTATCGTGATCAAGCCCGGCTTTAGCTATGTCAGAGAGTTCAGGGCCGGCGACGATACCATAGTGAAGCTAAACATTGCCGCAGCCCTGCTTCCGAGCCCCAGGCTCGACGAAAGTATGATCATCACCCTCAAGGACCTGACCACCGTCTCCGGGCTGAAAATCGTGCCCGTGTGCTGTAACAAATATAGCCCGGACAATGATCAGGAATACCATTTTAAAAGAGGAGTAGTATACCTTATCAAGAGGCAAGAGATCGACTACCACATGGATATATTTGCTGATCAGGTGAGACAAGGCGTCCGTAGCCTGTGTATATCCCGCCAGTCCCCGAAAATGATCCGGGAACAGTACGGGCTGGAGAACACGCCGGTCATCTGGCTGTGCAATAGCAATGCTGTCGAAGACGTAAACGCAGTCATGGCAAGAGAGATCAACAACCTTACCAGGCACATATCCGAGTTTACCGACAGCGGCAGCAATGGAATAATAATGCTGGACGGCATGGAATACCTTATGGCCAGAAATGGCTTCGACGCAATGCTGAAATTTGCCCAGTTCCTGAACGACAGGATCATGGTCAGCGATTGCAGCGCCATGTTCTGCATTGATACACATACGCTGGACAAAAGACAGCTACACCTGCTGCTGACAGAAATGACAGAGTTCAGGGAAAATAGCTGA
- a CDS encoding DUF2284 domain-containing protein produces the protein MLYGTLSDDFDQGLKSLAQELGLSDITRISTIDVPVEEWVLLKCQYGCPNYGRRLVCPPYSPEPARTRAILGEYTTAFLLRYDVPGHSREADMQITQDGITAAWDAFLRLERYAFLNGRNKAFVFGLNHCPACEVCSVESGRTACKHPQIARPSLEACGINVRGLVEAAGWEGRLKGQKALSGDDTVSMISMLLIE, from the coding sequence GTGTTATACGGGACGTTGAGCGACGACTTTGATCAGGGGCTGAAAAGCCTGGCGCAGGAACTGGGACTATCGGACATCACCCGGATCTCCACGATTGACGTGCCAGTGGAGGAATGGGTGTTGCTGAAGTGCCAGTACGGCTGTCCCAATTACGGCAGGCGGCTGGTATGTCCGCCGTACAGTCCGGAGCCTGCCCGCACCAGGGCCATACTGGGCGAATATACGACGGCATTTCTGCTTCGCTACGACGTGCCGGGCCATAGCCGGGAAGCGGACATGCAGATTACCCAGGACGGCATTACGGCTGCATGGGATGCGTTCCTGCGGCTGGAGCGCTACGCGTTTCTGAACGGGCGGAACAAGGCGTTTGTTTTTGGTTTGAACCACTGTCCCGCCTGCGAAGTTTGCTCAGTGGAGAGCGGCCGCACTGCCTGCAAGCACCCCCAGATCGCCAGGCCATCGCTTGAGGCCTGCGGCATCAACGTCCGGGGGCTGGTCGAAGCCGCAGGCTGGGAAGGGCGCCTGAAGGGCCAGAAAGCGCTCAGCGGAGACGACACAGTATCGATGATATCGATGCTGCTGATCGAATAA
- a CDS encoding DUF4013 domain-containing protein, translating into MENEGFIDTMINSIKYSISDIGALLVGGIMGFLCLFLVGIPFMLGYTIRCFRNLVIGDNTLPGWDDWGTMLKDGIMAIAISLVYGLISGILYVLIMPFFLVGGMLESNLLLILGVVMAVPVILIEIVIGLLIYLSWMEYAVSGDLARAINPVNGLKIIAANPIGYVLALVAVFITGVVISIPSALIITIPWVMFATYVASAYIYARFYQGRIYSPAGSQPATPAATA; encoded by the coding sequence ATGGAAAATGAAGGTTTCATCGACACGATGATCAATTCGATAAAATACAGTATTTCTGACATAGGCGCGCTCTTAGTGGGCGGTATCATGGGCTTTCTATGCCTGTTCCTGGTCGGCATCCCGTTCATGCTCGGCTATACGATCCGGTGCTTCCGGAACCTGGTGATAGGGGACAATACGCTTCCGGGGTGGGACGACTGGGGCACGATGCTTAAGGACGGCATCATGGCAATCGCAATTTCGCTTGTCTACGGGCTGATCAGCGGCATTCTGTACGTTCTTATCATGCCCTTCTTCCTCGTTGGGGGCATGCTTGAGAGCAACCTCCTCCTTATCCTGGGGGTAGTCATGGCAGTGCCGGTCATCCTCATCGAAATAGTCATAGGCTTGCTGATTTACCTCTCCTGGATGGAGTACGCAGTCTCCGGGGACCTGGCCAGGGCTATCAATCCGGTAAACGGGCTGAAGATTATCGCCGCAAACCCGATCGGCTACGTCCTCGCACTGGTGGCGGTGTTCATCACTGGAGTTGTTATCTCCATTCCTTCGGCGCTGATCATCACCATCCCCTGGGTCATGTTTGCTACCTATGTGGCAAGCGCGTACATCTATGCCAGGTTCTACCAGGGCAGGATATATTCCCCGGCAGGCAGCCAGCCGGCAACTCCGGCGGCTACCGCCTGA
- a CDS encoding PQQ-dependent sugar dehydrogenase has protein sequence MLIVVLALLLAGFLLVAGCLNNGQATVDIGSRLSQIQLPPGFAIEVYADDVPNARQMALGANGTVYVGTRTEGKVYAIQDTDRDGHADKVYTIAEGLHMPNGVAYRNGSLYLAEVSRILRFDDIDSKLDSPPEPVVVYDAYPGDEWHGWKYIAFGPDSKLYVPVGAPCNICDPAEPYAAMTRMNPDGTGFEIYARGIRNTVGFDWDDNGTLWFTDNGRDWMGNTVPPDELNSAPRKGMHFGYPYVHGTSIMDPEYGKGHNASEYTLPVLELDAHTAALGMKFYRGDMFPAEYKGNIFIAEHGSWNRDTPVGYRITLVSFEDGKAADWTVFAEGWLQGDKAWGRPVDVLVMPDGSMLVSDDAAGAIYRITYEK, from the coding sequence GTGCTGATAGTAGTACTGGCGTTGCTGCTGGCAGGCTTTCTGCTGGTTGCGGGCTGTCTGAACAATGGGCAGGCAACGGTAGATATAGGTTCCCGGCTCAGTCAGATCCAGCTACCTCCTGGCTTCGCCATCGAAGTCTACGCAGACGATGTCCCCAATGCCAGACAGATGGCTCTCGGGGCCAACGGAACGGTATATGTCGGCACCCGCACCGAAGGAAAAGTGTATGCAATCCAGGATACCGACAGGGATGGACATGCAGATAAAGTCTATACGATCGCAGAAGGCCTGCACATGCCCAATGGTGTCGCATACAGAAATGGCTCGCTGTACCTGGCGGAGGTAAGCCGGATTCTCCGGTTTGATGACATAGACTCGAAGCTGGACAGCCCGCCGGAGCCAGTCGTCGTTTACGACGCTTACCCGGGCGACGAATGGCACGGGTGGAAATACATTGCCTTCGGGCCGGACAGTAAGCTTTACGTACCAGTAGGTGCTCCATGCAATATCTGCGACCCTGCCGAACCCTATGCGGCGATGACCCGGATGAACCCCGACGGCACTGGCTTCGAGATATATGCCAGAGGCATCCGGAACACAGTGGGCTTCGACTGGGATGATAACGGCACGCTGTGGTTCACTGATAACGGCCGGGACTGGATGGGCAACACAGTTCCCCCTGACGAGCTGAACTCAGCTCCCCGAAAGGGCATGCATTTCGGGTACCCCTACGTCCACGGCACGAGCATTATGGACCCGGAATATGGTAAAGGGCACAACGCCTCAGAATACACTCTCCCGGTGCTGGAACTGGATGCCCATACTGCAGCCCTTGGCATGAAGTTCTACAGAGGAGACATGTTCCCGGCAGAGTATAAGGGCAATATCTTCATCGCCGAACATGGCTCCTGGAACCGGGACACGCCTGTCGGCTACAGGATCACTCTGGTGAGCTTCGAGGATGGAAAAGCCGCCGACTGGACCGTCTTCGCAGAAGGCTGGCTCCAGGGCGATAAAGCATGGGGCAGACCAGTAGACGTACTCGTCATGCCGGACGGGTCGATGCTCGTATCCGACGATGCGGCCGGAGCAATCTACCGCATCACGTATGAGAAGTAG
- a CDS encoding PQQ-dependent sugar dehydrogenase yields MYADASVSKKSIAIADKSPPIDQIRLPPGFSIEIYAENVTGARQMALSPNGTLYVGTRQAGKVYAIPDANRDGIADDVITIISGLKQPAGVEFRNSSLYVAEVERVLRYDEIDGRLDNVPAPVVVISGFPETPEHAWKHIRFGPDGLLYIPVGAPVDVIDTPENPMYSSIMRMNPDGTGLEVFASGVRNTLGLDWDPVTGYLWFTENGHNSLNDTGPMDEVNCAPAAGMHFGYPYVHGPGFVDPVYGGEYNLSLVTPPELDLPPHVAPLGLRFYTGTMFPAEYQNQILIAEHGSLDQFKPAGYRIELVTLNERRKAIGRTVFAEGWLQGDKAWGRPVDLLVMPDGSLLVSDDRAGVIYRITYNQHGGA; encoded by the coding sequence ATGTACGCGGATGCCAGCGTTTCCAAAAAGTCGATAGCAATTGCTGACAAGAGCCCGCCCATCGACCAGATCCGGCTGCCTCCAGGCTTCTCTATCGAAATTTACGCCGAAAATGTAACTGGCGCCCGGCAGATGGCCCTCAGCCCGAACGGCACGCTATATGTCGGCACCAGGCAGGCAGGTAAAGTGTATGCTATACCTGATGCGAACAGGGATGGCATTGCTGATGATGTGATCACCATTATATCCGGGCTGAAACAGCCGGCTGGCGTAGAGTTCAGAAATAGCTCGCTCTACGTGGCCGAAGTAGAGCGGGTTCTACGGTACGACGAGATCGACGGCAGGCTGGATAACGTCCCGGCGCCTGTAGTAGTAATTTCAGGGTTCCCCGAGACACCGGAGCACGCCTGGAAACACATCAGGTTCGGGCCGGACGGCCTGCTCTACATACCAGTCGGTGCGCCTGTCGACGTTATCGACACTCCTGAAAATCCCATGTACTCGTCGATCATGAGAATGAATCCCGACGGCACAGGCCTCGAGGTCTTCGCCAGCGGAGTCCGCAATACCCTGGGGCTGGACTGGGACCCTGTAACCGGCTACCTCTGGTTTACCGAGAATGGCCATAACAGCCTGAATGACACCGGCCCGATGGACGAAGTAAACTGTGCCCCGGCAGCCGGTATGCACTTCGGGTACCCGTACGTCCACGGCCCGGGTTTCGTCGATCCCGTCTATGGAGGGGAGTATAACTTATCGCTGGTGACTCCGCCGGAGTTAGATCTGCCGCCACACGTAGCTCCGCTGGGGCTCAGGTTCTACACCGGCACCATGTTCCCCGCAGAGTACCAAAACCAGATCCTTATCGCAGAACACGGCTCTCTCGACCAGTTCAAGCCTGCCGGCTACCGCATAGAACTGGTCACACTGAACGAAAGAAGGAAGGCCATCGGCCGCACTGTCTTTGCGGAAGGCTGGCTCCAGGGCGATAAAGCCTGGGGAAGGCCGGTAGACCTGCTGGTCATGCCCGACGGTTCGCTGCTGGTATCGGACGACAGGGCGGGAGTCATTTACCGGATAACATATAATCAACATGGAGGCGCATAA
- the rpsJ gene encoding 30S ribosomal protein S10 → MANQKARIRLSGTSPTKLDDVCGQVKKIAEKTGVSISGPVPLPTRRLVVPSRKSPSGEGSATWEHWEMRVHKRLIDIDADERALRQLMRIQVPKDINIEIVLKD, encoded by the coding sequence ATGGCTAACCAAAAAGCAAGGATTAGACTGTCCGGCACCAGCCCCACCAAGCTGGATGACGTCTGCGGCCAGGTCAAGAAGATCGCCGAGAAGACTGGCGTCAGCATTTCCGGCCCGGTACCACTGCCGACTCGCAGGCTCGTAGTTCCGTCGAGGAAGAGCCCCAGCGGCGAAGGCAGCGCAACCTGGGAACACTGGGAGATGCGCGTCCACAAGAGGCTCATCGACATCGACGCAGACGAGCGCGCCCTCAGGCAGCTCATGCGCATTCAGGTGCCCAAGGACATTAACATCGAAATCGTCCTCAAGGACTGA
- the tuf gene encoding translation elongation factor EF-1 subunit alpha, producing the protein MAATKPHINLAVIGHIDHGKSTLVGRLLFETGAVPAHIIEQYKKEAESKGKGTFEFAWVMDSLKEERERGITIDIAHRRFDTEKYYFTVVDCPGHRDFVKNMITGASQADAAILVCAAPDGVMQQTKEHIFLSKTLGINQLIIAVNKMDAINYDQKRYNEVKEEVSKILRMIGFKPDQIPFIPTSAFKGTNIAKHAEETPWYTGVTILEALNALKEPEKPTQLPLRVPIQDVYTISGIGLVPVGRVETGIMKKGDKVIFRPGIDGVGHAGEVKSIEMHHEEIPQALPGDNIGFNVRGIEKNLIRRGDVCGHVDKQPTVAVEFKAQVVVLQHPSAITAGYTPVFHCHTAQVACTLTQILATLDPKTGGVKEQNPPFIKTGDAAIVLIRPTRPLVIEKVKEIPQLGRFAIRDMGQTVAAGVVMDITPK; encoded by the coding sequence ATGGCAGCAACCAAGCCACACATAAACTTAGCAGTCATCGGACACATTGACCACGGCAAGTCCACCCTTGTCGGCAGGTTATTGTTCGAGACCGGTGCCGTACCGGCACACATTATTGAGCAGTACAAGAAGGAAGCTGAGTCCAAGGGTAAGGGAACCTTCGAGTTCGCATGGGTCATGGACTCTCTCAAGGAAGAGAGGGAGAGAGGTATCACCATCGATATCGCACACCGCAGGTTCGACACCGAGAAGTACTACTTCACCGTCGTGGACTGCCCGGGCCACAGGGACTTCGTTAAGAACATGATCACTGGCGCATCCCAGGCAGACGCCGCAATCCTCGTCTGCGCAGCACCGGATGGTGTCATGCAGCAGACCAAGGAGCACATCTTCCTGTCCAAGACCCTCGGCATCAACCAGCTCATCATCGCAGTCAACAAGATGGACGCGATCAACTACGACCAGAAGAGGTACAACGAGGTCAAGGAAGAAGTCAGCAAGATCCTCAGGATGATCGGCTTCAAGCCCGACCAAATCCCCTTCATCCCGACCTCGGCGTTCAAGGGCACCAACATTGCCAAGCACGCTGAAGAGACCCCGTGGTACACCGGAGTCACCATCCTCGAGGCGCTCAACGCCCTCAAGGAGCCCGAGAAGCCCACCCAGCTCCCGCTGCGTGTGCCCATCCAGGACGTCTACACCATCTCCGGTATCGGCTTAGTGCCCGTCGGCCGTGTCGAGACCGGCATCATGAAGAAGGGTGACAAGGTCATCTTCAGGCCCGGCATCGACGGTGTCGGCCACGCTGGTGAAGTTAAGTCCATCGAGATGCACCACGAGGAAATCCCCCAGGCGCTCCCCGGTGACAACATCGGCTTCAACGTCAGGGGCATTGAGAAGAACCTGATTCGCCGTGGCGACGTTTGCGGCCACGTCGACAAGCAGCCGACCGTTGCCGTCGAATTCAAGGCACAGGTCGTCGTGCTCCAGCACCCCTCGGCCATCACCGCAGGCTACACCCCGGTGTTCCACTGCCACACCGCCCAGGTCGCCTGCACTCTGACCCAGATCCTCGCCACCCTGGACCCCAAGACCGGTGGTGTCAAGGAGCAGAACCCGCCCTTCATCAAGACTGGTGACGCGGCAATCGTCCTGATCAGGCCGACCAGGCCTCTCGTCATCGAGAAGGTCAAGGAAATCCCGCAGCTGGGCAGGTTCGCTATCCGTGACATGGGCCAGACCGTAGCTGCTGGCGTAGTCATGGACATTACCCCGAAATAA
- a CDS encoding elongation factor EF-2 has translation MATRGKKMVERVKDLMDKPERIRNIGICAHIDHGKTTLSDNLLGGSGMISMDLAGKQLFMDFDEEEQARGITINAANVSMVHEVNGEEYLINLIDTPGHVDFGGDVTRAMRAVDGAVVVVDAVEGTMPQTETVLRQALRENVRPILFINKVDRLINELKIEKKEMPVRLGKVIDHVNKLIRNMSPENYEKQNLKLDAAKGNVCFGSALYKWAVSVPSMKNTGIGFNEVYDYCQAGNMKELSQKSPLHAVLLDAVVHYLPTPLEAQKHRIPVIWKGDKDSKVGKNLMSCNPNEEIVFMVTKILTDPHAGEVAVGRLFAGTLQRGQELYISGTAATDRVQSVAITMGAERMEVERIPAGNIAAVTGLRNAIVGSTGSTVRDMTPFEAIKHVSEPVMTVAVEAKNMKDLPKLVEALRQVAKEDPTVKVDINEETGEHLISGMGELHLEVVTKSRITRDRGIEVITSPPIVVYRETIGQFAGPIEGKSPNKHNRFYITVEPMPQPIFDAIKNGDFSMNMQEMDRRKVLESLGMDKDVAKGVTHVYGTNMLIDMTKGIQYLKETMELIIEGMEEALKNGPLAREPAQGILIKLMDVKLHEDAVHRGPAQVIPAMRSAVQGAVLSAQPTLLEPVQKVFVSVPQVHMGSAVREIQGRRGTILDMKSEGDLSIIEGSAPVAELFGFAGDIRGATEGRAMWNTEFLGFFPLPQNLQNQIVIDIRKRKGLKAELPKPSDFLE, from the coding sequence ATGGCGACTAGAGGAAAGAAGATGGTCGAGAGGGTCAAGGACCTGATGGACAAGCCGGAGAGAATCCGGAACATCGGCATCTGCGCCCACATCGACCACGGCAAGACAACATTATCTGACAACCTGCTCGGAGGATCCGGCATGATTTCCATGGACCTCGCTGGTAAGCAGCTATTCATGGACTTCGACGAGGAAGAGCAGGCCAGAGGCATCACGATCAACGCAGCCAACGTCTCGATGGTACACGAGGTCAACGGGGAAGAGTATCTCATCAACCTCATCGACACTCCGGGCCACGTCGACTTCGGCGGCGACGTCACGAGAGCCATGAGAGCAGTCGACGGCGCAGTCGTCGTAGTAGACGCGGTCGAAGGCACCATGCCCCAGACGGAAACTGTCCTGCGTCAGGCGCTCCGTGAGAATGTCAGGCCCATCCTGTTCATCAACAAGGTAGACAGGCTGATCAACGAGCTCAAGATCGAGAAGAAAGAGATGCCCGTCAGGCTCGGCAAGGTCATCGACCACGTCAACAAGCTGATCAGGAACATGTCCCCCGAAAACTACGAGAAGCAGAACCTGAAGCTTGACGCAGCCAAGGGCAACGTCTGCTTCGGCTCCGCGCTGTACAAGTGGGCAGTCTCCGTGCCGTCTATGAAGAACACTGGCATCGGCTTCAACGAGGTCTACGACTACTGCCAGGCGGGCAACATGAAAGAACTGTCCCAGAAGTCCCCGCTCCACGCGGTTCTGCTCGACGCTGTCGTGCACTACCTGCCGACTCCGCTCGAAGCCCAGAAGCACCGTATCCCGGTCATATGGAAGGGCGACAAGGACTCCAAGGTCGGCAAGAACCTCATGTCCTGCAACCCGAATGAAGAGATCGTCTTCATGGTAACGAAGATCCTGACTGACCCCCACGCAGGCGAAGTTGCAGTCGGCAGACTGTTCGCAGGCACGCTCCAGAGAGGCCAGGAACTGTACATCTCCGGCACCGCAGCCACCGACAGGGTCCAGTCTGTAGCCATCACCATGGGCGCAGAGAGGATGGAAGTCGAGAGGATCCCCGCCGGCAACATCGCAGCCGTCACGGGTCTCAGGAACGCCATCGTAGGCTCCACTGGCTCCACCGTTCGCGACATGACCCCGTTCGAGGCTATCAAGCACGTATCCGAGCCGGTCATGACCGTGGCCGTCGAGGCCAAGAACATGAAGGACCTGCCGAAGCTGGTCGAAGCCCTCAGGCAGGTAGCCAAGGAAGACCCGACCGTCAAGGTAGACATCAACGAAGAGACTGGCGAACACCTGATCTCCGGCATGGGCGAGCTTCACCTCGAAGTCGTCACCAAGTCGAGGATCACCAGGGACAGAGGCATCGAAGTCATCACCTCGCCACCCATTGTGGTATACCGTGAGACCATCGGCCAGTTCGCAGGGCCTATCGAAGGTAAGTCCCCGAACAAGCACAACAGGTTCTATATTACTGTAGAGCCCATGCCCCAGCCCATCTTCGACGCCATCAAGAACGGCGACTTCTCCATGAATATGCAGGAAATGGACAGGCGTAAGGTTCTCGAAAGCCTCGGTATGGACAAGGACGTCGCCAAGGGCGTCACCCACGTCTACGGTACCAACATGCTCATCGACATGACCAAGGGTATCCAGTACCTGAAGGAAACCATGGAACTGATCATCGAGGGTATGGAAGAGGCGCTGAAGAACGGTCCGCTCGCCAGAGAGCCGGCTCAGGGCATCCTGATCAAGCTCATGGATGTCAAGCTCCATGAAGACGCGGTCCACAGAGGCCCCGCTCAGGTTATCCCCGCGATGAGATCTGCTGTCCAGGGCGCAGTACTGTCCGCACAGCCGACTCTGCTCGAGCCGGTCCAGAAGGTCTTCGTCAGCGTCCCACAGGTCCACATGGGCTCCGCAGTCCGTGAGATCCAGGGCAGGCGTGGCACGATCCTGGACATGAAGTCGGAAGGCGACCTCTCGATTATCGAGGGCAGCGCTCCGGTTGCAGAGCTGTTCGGTTTCGCGGGAGACATCCGCGGCGCTACCGAAGGCAGGGCAATGTGGAACACCGAATTCCTCGGATTCTTCCCGCTCCCGCAGAACCTGCAGAACCAGATCGTGATCGACATCCGCAAGAGAAAGGGCCTCAAGGCAGAGTTACCAAAGCCGTCTGACTTCCTCGAATGA